Proteins from one Gossypium raimondii isolate GPD5lz chromosome 8, ASM2569854v1, whole genome shotgun sequence genomic window:
- the LOC105792436 gene encoding uncharacterized protein At5g39865 — protein MWRPWGNKKMPLRIHDTSSPFSCSSFKDIQHLCTQDSSASSKRNANVFYRVRIANSLLRSWGPARTGKITDSVSDPSISIPGAEKRVVVYFTSLQVVRSTFEDCKTVRSILHGFRVSIDERDLSMDSRFLNELRGILGQSNLTLPRVFIGGRYMGGAEEIKQLHEIGELKKIVERLPAAEPGTCVVCGGYRFLLCNECNGSRKLYTQKSGFKTCTACNENGLIRCPSCSCNFFFFLLLT, from the coding sequence ATGTGGCGACCGTGGGGCAACAAGAAAATGCCATTGCGGATTCATGATACTTCATCTCCTTTCTCCTGCTCTTCTTTCAAAGATATCCAACACCTTTGCACACAGGATTCTTCCGCCTCCTCCAAAAGAAACGCCAATGTCTTCTACCGCGTGCGAATCGCCAACTCCCTCCTCCGTTCATGGGGCCCCGCCCGCACCGGGAAAATCACGGATTCGGTTTCGGATCCTTCCATTTCCATCCCGGGCGCCGAGAAGCGGGTTGTGGTCTATTTCACAAGCCTTCAGGTGGTTCGGTCGACATTCGAGGATTGCAAGACCGTGCGGTCGATCCTCCATGGATTCCGAGTCTCGATCGACGAGAGGGACCTGTCGATGGACTCCAGGTTCTTAAACGAATTGCGTGGGATCCTGGGTCAAAGCAACTTGACTTTGCCGCGGGTTTTCATTGGCGGCAGATACATGGGAGGGGCAGAGGAGATCAAACAGCTCCACGAGATCGGCGAGCTCAAGAAGATCGTCGAAAGACTGCCCGCAGCTGAACCTGGCACTTGTGTCGTCTGCGGCGGTTACAGATTCCTCTTGTGCAACGAATGTAACGGTAGCCGTAAATTGTACACTCAAAAATCTGGGTTCAAGACTTGTACGGCCTGTAATGAAAATGGCCTAATCAGGTGCCCTTCTTgctcttgtaatttttttttttttttgttgttaacataa